Genomic window (bacterium):
CCCCAAACGCCACGGCGAGGAAAGCGGGGCCCAGCCAGCGTAAAATTTTGTGGGAGAACAGCTGCCACGGAAGCCGCCGCCATATAGCAACGTCGAGCGCCGCCAGCGCGGCCACGGACCCGGCCATGATACGCGCCTTCCGTTTAAACTCGCCGCGGCCGTCGTCCAGCGCCTCCTCGTACGCCACCGCCGCCGGCGCGTACGCCAGCCGGTAGCCCGCCGCCACGACCTCCAACGACACGAAGAAATCGTCCATAAGAAGCCGGCCTTCGGGGACCCTTTTATACAGACCCCGCTTCACGGCGTACAGCGAACCGTCCGCGCCCACCGCCGAGCCGACGGCCGCCTCCAACTCCTTGATACGCGCCTCCCAGCGCCAATAAGCGCGCTCGCTCGAGGCGCCGCGCGTAACCACCTGCTCGCCGCATACGGCGCCGACGCGCGGGTCGGCAAACGGCGCGACGAGCTCGCGCAGCGACTCGGGCGGAACGCGGGCGTTGGCGTCCGTAAAGACCAACACCTCTCCCGTCGCCTGCTCGGCGCCGGCGTTCAGGGCCGCGGGTTTGCCGCGCCTCTCGGGCCAGCTCACGACGCGTACGCCCTCGTTACCGCGCGCGACGGCCTCGGTCTCGTCGCTCGAGCCGTCGGAGACGACGACGATTTCGACCTCGTCCACCGGGTAATCGGCGGCGCGGAGGTCCTCCAACTTGGCCGGCAAGGTCCCGGCCTCGTTATAACACGGGATGATTACGGACAAAGTGGGTAGGACGGTTAACGGCGCGGGTTCGGCCGGCGCGCGACCCAGCGCCGCGGCCAACCGCAGTAGCAGCGGATAGCCGACGTAATGATAGACGACGGCCGCCAAAGCGGCGGCCGCACACGCCTCCAACGCTATCCTTACCCAAAACATAACTAACGCCTATGCGAGACAGGAGGCAAAACGGGCGGACACGTACTCAAAAGTACTGGCCGCTCAAGGCCCGCCTTTCGCGCGGGTCCGGATAGAGATGGCCGCCTCGCAGGTAGTACCGGCGCGACCTCATGCCCAACGACGTTATCAGCTCGTACGATATCGTTTCGGCGTGGGCGGCGAGCTCGTCGGCCTTGATTTCCTCGTCGCCGTCGCGGCCCAAGACGGTGATCTCCTCCCCCAGCCGCGGCCGCGCGCCCGGGCCGAGGTCGAACATCGTCATATCCATGCATACCGCGCCGGCTACCGGCACCCGCCGGCCCCGCCAAAGGCCCTCGGCACGGTTGGATAACAGGCGGGGATAACCGTGGCGGTACCCAAGCGGCGTCGTAACGACCGTGCTCTTCTCCTTCACCTCGTACAACCGCTTGTACGAAATGGTCTCGCCGGGCCGGGCCTCCTTCGCGAAAATTATGGGTGTCCGGTAAGTCATTACGGGCTCGAGAGGTATGGAACGGGCGATGCCGTCCGACGGGTATAGGCCGTAGAGAATTATGCCGGCTCGCACCATGTTGAAGTACGCGTCCGGCAGCTCGAGGATGGCCGCGCTGTTGGCGAGGTGGTTGCGCGGCACGGCGTAGCCCCGGCGCCTTACCTCGTCGATTAGGCCGCGGAAAATCTCTACCTGCCCCCCTGAGAAGTCCCTATCCTCGGCGTCCGGCAGGTGCGTAATCAACCCCTGGAGGGAGAGGTACGGGAAATC
Coding sequences:
- a CDS encoding glycosyltransferase family 2 protein, which codes for MFWVRIALEACAAAALAAVVYHYVGYPLLLRLAAALGRAPAEPAPLTVLPTLSVIIPCYNEAGTLPAKLEDLRAADYPVDEVEIVVVSDGSSDETEAVARGNEGVRVVSWPERRGKPAALNAGAEQATGEVLVFTDANARVPPESLRELVAPFADPRVGAVCGEQVVTRGASSERAYWRWEARIKELEAAVGSAVGADGSLYAVKRGLYKRVPEGRLLMDDFFVSLEVVAAGYRLAYAPAAVAYEEALDDGRGEFKRKARIMAGSVAALAALDVAIWRRLPWQLFSHKILRWLGPAFLAVAFGASAAATAAGSVFGAVLLAVQSLFYGAAAAGWLWRGRRAPLLFRAPYFFALANAALAYGWSQYFFGGKKPAWEKLR
- the alr gene encoding alanine racemase, which produces MSGERHSVAAADALRSRARAAPLERRPVADRDLWQNRVYVDVDAFGRNVHAIRAHVSRHRELLAVVKDDAYGHGAAELGRVAVAEGVDVLGVVNVDEARALRVAGITSAILVLGVTAPAGAHEIPRWGVGTVLCQLEFAEALDAGAREARQRVPVYVKVDTGMGRLGIAPRDAPRFCDRLRDFPYLSLQGLITHLPDAEDRDFSGGQVEIFRGLIDEVRRRGYAVPRNHLANSAAILELPDAYFNMVRAGIILYGLYPSDGIARSIPLEPVMTYRTPIIFAKEARPGETISYKRLYEVKEKSTVVTTPLGYRHGYPRLLSNRAEGLWRGRRVPVAGAVCMDMTMFDLGPGARPRLGEEITVLGRDGDEEIKADELAAHAETISYELITSLGMRSRRYYLRGGHLYPDPRERRALSGQYF